Within the Aspergillus luchuensis IFO 4308 DNA, chromosome 5, nearly complete sequence genome, the region ttataatatcttaaaatactAGAagctcttattttttataataatatttaaaaagcttaaaatttattttaatattaaaaatatataaattatcaaagattagaatattaatttaattatttttaaagttatatttatactaataattatttaaaaattactaAATACTCTAATATTCTTACCTACTGGAAGTCCtgttataattaattttttattttttattatataattaaaaactttctaattattataattaataatattaatattaaatatttttttaataatttttaaaatatttattactattaccaGAGCTACCTGTATTctgaaattattaaaattcttatattttaaatatatattaattattttattattataaaagaatattaagatattcttaataatttttctttaaattttattatatttacagcCGAGAatcaagaaaataataaattaataataattttttatatcagtAAAAATGAGGATCTAgataactttaataataattctaaaaataaaatattattaaaaaaaagattaagctttttcttaatttagtaatattatatatattcagatatagataaatgtttaaattatataatttttttattattataaccACCGACcaggataatataaaaaaataatttaaataataatttatatatttttctctagtaatctaatataattatatttaaatttttaatattatctataaaaactTAACATAGAAGCTATTAGGCTGCTAATTACTAGCCagaaaatttaattattattaattaataattaatttaatttatatctgTTCTAATAATACAGTaattaaaagtatattactactaatatATCATTTTTATAAAGTCACtgtataaattattaattaacttaCAGTTATTAACCTTCTGAGTATACCTAATCTTCCTAACCTGTGGTTAAGATTGATTAAAGTAATCTCTTAACCATAACCTACCCTTAACCATACAGTTAAGAGGATTCTTATACCTTAACCTAACCGTCAGGTTACGGTTAAGGTTAGGTTAAGATATAACGGTCAGGTATAACCACTCTAGTTTGACCTgtctttttatatctttatttataaatatattaaaattaatatttataatttattaaatctgATTAATAAAGACAGGAGGactatttctatatattattaatttaataaatctaagaTAATCTTTAGTATtagttaaaattaaattttttaatctgAATTCTGcctactatataaaatatttatattataatatatatataatgctGATTGCTGAAATAgacagataataattaataaaagtcCTGATCTGCTAGGATAActattaaagaaatatataatattaataacatTTATACTGATaaagtagaagtagtataCTGCTACTAttcaagtatatataaatcagtaatacttatatagatagataccaCCTtgactatataatataataataaaagtattaataataatagtgtAATGGAAAAAATGAAAGGGATAATACAGATTTCCagcttataaatattattgttataactaataaaatactttattaGGTAGTCAGAGAGCTGTAGATAATATTCATagtaatatctataataataataagactgTTGAGAAGCAGggtttaaaaaatatttaaaaaaaacaaaagctTAAAGATTTACAAGCTATagttaaaaataatatactgtaTACAGATAATTCTGTCTGTCTAAATATAAACTTACTTCTAATATATCTCAGGTCTCTATTTACTAGAGCTTTGTAATGTAGAATTATAtgttaaattattatatacaagaAGCATATCTCTTATAGTCAAGAACCagataaatagtatatatcttaattttcAGACTTTTTTAGACTAGAGGATATACTAGTTAGATTTAagtttatttcttaatagaatatattatataagagaATAgtcatattttataaatagtaagaaattaaatatcatcaaaaatagtattttaataagactaGCTCTGAGACTATACTACTCCTCTAGTATAATtaacttaataattaaatctgtAAATAGTAATGTTTATACAGagattaaaataacttagataactagttatattataaaagctttattagatttatatagaaagaaaatcttCTGGTAAGaataagttaataatattatttaaataatattacagaTTATATACCTAAGTAATTgtagaaattaatatcttattttatctgGCTGTTAAGCCAAGcattatctaaatattaaggtattatttatatattttgacagttatttataatactaatctgaaaataagtattataattaaaagaataattctTCTcattatactaattattattggtatattaataaaattactaattCTCCTGGCCTAGAATTAgctctattttatatatattccagaaTACCCCTGTGGGCCTGGACGCATCATCCCACCATATCCCTACCATGTTGTACACTATGGGAACCCTGCTTGCAAAGGATGCAGCAGACTGCAGATTCCAATTCAGAACAAGGGATACCGCTTTCTGCCTTCGCTCGTCAATCATCTGACGAGAATGAGGAACACATTCTACTAGTGGATGAGTTCACCAGAAAGCATGGTGTTCTCGCCTTATCCTGTGATGCCGCATCTGAGAGGAAAAGCCGTTGTGACCAgtatgcagcagcagcagcagcagcagcagcgttaTCTGATCCAATAGTAGGGATTGTGCTGAGAACCTACTGCAGCTAACAGACACAATGGATTGACTGCTCTCGAACCAGCATTGTCTGGTTCACAATACAATTGCAACGTGTTGACCCACAACAGACCATGGTTTGGCTGCTACCTAGGCCTCCTGTAGCTGGTCTGGTCGTCATGCCCGTTGCCGTTGAATGCATCCAGTCTGAGTAGGAATAGGTACACTGTCTGGGATAACTTCTGAGAGCCATGGCATGCAACAAGACAGCAGGGTGGGCTCATCCTATGTACCCATTCCATTCCAATAACCGGACCATACCTAGTTGCCTCTTTGTGCATCTTGCAACCTTCAATCTCGTACGACTGCGGTTCCTGACCTGCCTACAACTCCTAGCTCGTATAACCCAAACATCGATGGATACGGCTTGAGTAATTGATCAGGAGCTTCATGGTCTCCGATCAGCCCATTGATCACTGGATTGGCCGACTGTCTTTGTTGGGCAACCTCACCCGACCTGATTCGGAGATTAGAGTGTAGGGCATGTTATCAGTGCCTAGAAACATGCAGTTCTGGAAGGAACCGAGCAGCCACTGCCGAGACTCTTCCTGATAAGCGGGAGGGTGCGGCGGAGACTTTCACCTTTGCGGAAGATGATCGCCGCCAGCCGCGTTAGTCCGTTTCaacgctcttcttctggtggACCAGCTTTAAGCTTAATCCCCCAGTCATGCCAACCGCTGAGACCCGATCTCGTTATCATTAGTTGGAGAACCTGTACCTGCAGGGCCTCGTCATCCTTGATCCAGTCTTTATTACCTTCTCGCCAGGCAGCACCCACACCTTGCCACTTTCAGGTTTACCGGCCGGATCAGTTCTCTCGGTTGCATCCGAACCGGCGGACGACCGCATCCTCAATCAAGATGGCTGTTTCCAATGCCTCGTGGGTGGGGTGGATTACGTTGCTTGCAGTGGTTTAAGAACCATTCAAATATTCTCTCAGGCGTATATAATGGCTACGTATCCCTGCTGCAGTCAATCTTCCACTCAACCAGTCACTCCTTCAGTCTCTCTTTAACTTTGGTCAGTCGTTCATTATGTCCAAGTTCCTCTTTTGGACCGCCTCCGCGGCGGCCCTCGCGCGCGCCGCGACTCTCGAGCAGGTCTGTACCGTTGCTCACGCAAAGGCCGCCGTGCCCGCATCCGGCCTGGTGCAGGGTGTGGTCACCAACCCTTCCAGTGTCACTGCGGTTCCCGTCTACAATGAATCCACCTCTGGATCCGACTACTTCCCGGCCGGAACCTATGATTACTGCAATATCACCATGACTTATTCTCATGCAGGCAAGGACGACAGCGTCCTGCTGCAATTCTGGATGCCCACTCCTGATGACTTCCAGAACCGCTGGGTGTCCACCGGTGGCTTTGGCTTTGCCATCAACGTTGCCTCCAACGTGCCTGCCGGTCTTCCCTATGGTGCCGTCGCCGGCCGGACCGACGGTGGCTTTGGCAGCTTCGACACCCAGTTCTCCTCTGTGTACCCCCTGGTGAATGGTACCGCCAACTACGATGCCCTGTACATGTTCGGCTACCAGGCCCACCACGAGATGTCCTCCATCGGCAAGGCCTTCACCAAGAACTTCTACAGCATGTCTGACAAGCTCTATGCCTACTACCAGGGCTGCTCCGAGGGTGGTCGTGAGGGCTGGAGTCAGGTGCAGCGCTTCCCCGAGGAGTGGGATGGTGCCGTCATTGGTGCTCCTGCCATTCGTTATGGACAGCAGCAGGTGAACCACCTGGTGCCCCAGGTCGTGGAGCAGACCCTCGACTACTACCCTGAGAACTGCGAGTTCTCCGAGATGGTGACTCTGATCATTGACGCCTGCGATGAACTCGATGGCCGCAAGGACGGCGTCATCGGCCGCACCGATCTGTGCCAGCTCAACTTTGATCTCAAGTCCACCATCGGTAAGCCTTACGCTTGCAacgccaccaccagcatgGGCGTGACCACCCCGGCCCAGAACGGCACCATCACGGCGGAGGGTGTGCGCGTCGCTCAGACCATCCTGGATGGATTGAAGGACTCTCAGGGTCGTCAGGCCTACTTCTGGTACCGCATTGGCTCGGAGTTTACCGATGCAGAGACCATCTACGACTCGACCACCGGCACCTACGGTATCGACATCTCTGAGCTGGGTGGTGAGTGGGTGACTCACggactgcagctgctggaccTTGACAACCTCTCGACTCTGGACAACGTCACCTACGACACCCTGCGTGACTGGATGCTCGAGGGTCTCCAGCGCTACGAGGATGTCCTGCAGACCACCTGGCCCGACCTGTCCCGCTTCCAGGCTGCAGGCGGCAAGGTCATCCACTACCACGGTGAATCGGACAACAGCATCCCTCCTGCATCTTCGGTGCGTTACTTCGAGTCCGTCCGCGACACCATGTTCCCCAACAAGACCTACAACGCCTCGGTTGAAGCCCTGAACGAGTTCTACCGTCTCTACCTCGTTCCCGGTGCCTCCCACTGCAACACCAACTCCCTGCAGCCCAACGGACCTTACCCCCAGAACTCCCTCGGCGACCTGATGAACTGGGTCGAGAAGGGCATTGAGCCGGTGACTCTGAACGGCACCGTGCTGAGCGGCGATCTCGAGggagaggagcagaagatctGCTCGTGGCCTCTGCGTCCTCTGTGGAAGAACAACGGCACGGAGATGGAGTGCGTGTACGACCAGAAGTCGATTGACACATGGTTGTATGATCTGGATGCGTATGACATCCCGATCTACTAGTGCCTTTTTAAAGTAAACGTCCATTCTGTACATTGTACATTATTGTGAACATAATACCAATCCACAACTGGAATCATCAAAACTCTATACCCAGAACCAAAGTAGACCCCAACCAC harbors:
- a CDS encoding uncharacterized protein (COG:O;~EggNog:ENOG410PU84;~InterPro:IPR011118,IPR029058;~PFAM:PF07519;~SECRETED:SignalP(1-17)), coding for MSKFLFWTASAAALARAATLEQVCTVAHAKAAVPASGLVQGVVTNPSSVTAVPVYNESTSGSDYFPAGTYDYCNITMTYSHAGKDDSVLLQFWMPTPDDFQNRWVSTGGFGFAINVASNVPAGLPYGAVAGRTDGGFGSFDTQFSSVYPLVNGTANYDALYMFGYQAHHEMSSIGKAFTKNFYSMSDKLYAYYQGCSEGGREGWSQVQRFPEEWDGAVIGAPAIRYGQQQVNHLVPQVVEQTLDYYPENCEFSEMVTLIIDACDELDGRKDGVIGRTDLCQLNFDLKSTIGKPYACNATTSMGVTTPAQNGTITAEGVRVAQTILDGLKDSQGRQAYFWYRIGSEFTDAETIYDSTTGTYGIDISELGGEWVTHGLQLLDLDNLSTLDNVTYDTLRDWMLEGLQRYEDVLQTTWPDLSRFQAAGGKVIHYHGESDNSIPPASSVRYFESVRDTMFPNKTYNASVEALNEFYRLYLVPGASHCNTNSLQPNGPYPQNSLGDLMNWVEKGIEPVTLNGTVLSGDLEGEEQKICSWPLRPLWKNNGTEMECVYDQKSIDTWLYDLDAYDIPIY